ATATCGGCCCTCGTTCTGAATCTCCAGGGTCCAGACGCCAAAGGGACTTTCTCCCCAATAGTGGACGGACATGAACGGCCAAGAATGGAAACCGTTGCGAGACGAGTCGTGTGGACGCAGGGCCAAGAGCGTCGAACGCGTTCCCGATGGAGACGATAAATGGATCTGGATGTCACCCCGACTGACGGCCGCCAAACTGATGCGGGCCTTTAGGGCACACAtagaaaaaatcaaagtgatttcatttttaagagacgttcatttttcttttctattttgacTGTCTTTTTTCATACCTGCAAGTGTTCCATGAAATTGACTCCTGCGCACTCGCGGACGGTCAActgaattttgatttgactTTTGGCCGGAATTaatctaaacattttttttaaacaaaaaaagaaaggacacGTGTGAATCAATTCTTGTCTAGCCTTGAAAATAATCGGAACACATTTAAAATACTTGTTCATATCGGGTGCGCGGACTTCGCAGAATTGCTGGGGGGCAACTGTTGACCAGACACGAGCTAGCCGGACCATAGCCGCTGCATCCATCAGTCCGTAGCCGAACGAATGACTCACTACGCAACCGcaccatttcaaattttactatttgaatgaattaaaatggaatttttttatttaccatttCTTCCTACTCCATTGACTTGCCAGTCGTCTGCTTTGAGGTTTGCCGGTTTGGCAGTTCGGACTACGATGTGTTGCATATCACGCCACGTCAAATTGCGGTTGGCTTCCAAGGCTAGGGCGCAAATTCCGGCTGCCAGAGGCGCCGACGCCGACGTACCCGTGTGACTTGCCGTGCACGAATGGTGCAAATCCGTCGTCACGATCTGCAACGATAAGGAAATTAGATTTCATATTGTTTCAAGAGATAAACCAAATGTAAACCGATAACAAGACATGACACACACAACATTTTGACGTCGATTTCTCACCTGTTTCTCGCCAGACGACCCGCTGCTGTAAGTGGTGGCCAAAGTGGACGAACACGCCTCGGAATACCAAGGTACGTAGCCGTTCTCCGTGGCGCTGCTGATGCTCAACGTCCAGATGGAATTGGTGTATCCATCGCAATTGCAATTGTCGTGATCCCGGCCGCCGTTGCCAGAAGCCCAGACAAAGATGGAGCCTTTACCATCGCGACcctaatacaaaaaaaaaaattcaaaattttaaattcaattgtGGAGAAGGCAATTAAAACATTTCGCGCGCGGCCTATTCCGgtcgtaaaaaaatataatcaaGTCCGCTCACTAAAAACGTGAATTGGCACCGTGAACTGTGTTTTGGGCTCTTTTCCAACTGCTTGAATGCTGTCCAAAACGAACCGATACAAGAAACCCTAACATCGGTGTGGGCACATAGTCTTACCCAATCATCATTCAATGTCTGGGCCCCCCGGCTTTCCGGGGTGAAAATGGATACGGTATCTAAAGAAGGGGAACTTGCCTTAGTGACTCCTTCGATGAAAGCTCGCGTGGCCAACTCACCCGGGCCGTCCACAGTCTTTCCATCATCGTCGGGGCCCCAAGACGCGCTGTAAATGTCGATGTGATTCGGATTGAGACTGAGAGAACGAGCCTCAACAGCGTCTGTCACGTCACCATCTAACATTCGAACTCCtatgcgataaaaaaaacataaataaacaAGAATCCAATAAACCCAAGATAAAGTGTCCAATGGTTTGCAGACATACTCCATAAAAGTCAACACTCCcctagggggggggggggacaactACTTGTTTATTCATAACCAGAATAGAATCCATTTGAATggaacgacacacacacacgttgtGTTTTCCAAGGATTGCAcgaaaaggggggagggaaatCGATAATATACCTCCTATGCCGGCATCAAAAGCCACTCCGACGGCGCAGATGGAGTTGTTGCCTTCAGCGGCGACTTCGCCGGCACATCGAGTGCCGTGACGATTCGAGTCGATCAGATCGTAGCGTGGCATGGGATCCTCGTCGTGATTGTTGACGTCATAGCTGGCCAAAGGATCCTGTGAACAAAGCCAAATCAACCAACAAAAGAAGTcagcatatatatatttttttttagggctTTTAACATTCAGAGTGCGGGATGGAAAATCTTTTTGTTCACATTCGTACATAATTCCGGCGGATGTCTGGATGATCCTTTTCCAGCCCGTCGTCGAGGATGGTCACCACGGTTCCCTTTCCAGTTACGCCTTCGGCCCAGGCCTCTTGGACGTTCATGTCAAGGCCCATTCCTCGGTTCTATAAATAAGAACAACATGTAcacaacaaacacaaaaagcaACAGTAGCAACTTTGAAAAGctagataaaaagaaaggaacatccggcaaaaaaaaaaaaaaaaaatcaatactcGTAAGTAGTTGCCATTTCCTGAATGATATCACATTCTGTCATCAGTGCCAAgtcagaaataaaaaagggttTCAGAAGATGAACGGACATGGCCGGGTCAACGAGAAGACAGTGTGAACTGTGTGTGCAGTACAAGGAGGTGGACTCGTGTTACTCGCTTTGTACCTCGATCGATAGTTCCCCTCGTAAAAAAACCCAACAAAcacgaggaaagaaaaaaaaaggggctaGTGTTGATATTGTTTGAGTCACCATGTAAGTTGAAACCCCCTCCCGCTCTTTTGGTACGACATACCCCATTGTACATAATACATGGTGGGCATCCAACGAAGCAATCTGAAGCCGCATCGATCGATGACTTTCGTTCCCTATTATTTAGAAAGGGCTTTTCGGGGAATTGAGTATGATCGAGAATCATTATTTCTTTAGTGGGATTATCCgtggggaaaaaataaaacatgaaaGATGTAGTGTCAAATCTTGTCACCAACAAGCCCTTAatcgagaagaagaaaataattcatatttctttttttaaacgtacCAGGTACCACATTTGTGTCCAACGAGGATCATTGAGATTGTAACTAATTGATCTGATAGTTCCAGCACGCCGTGAAGGTCGACGATCACTTCTCGATCGTCGCGTCCGGCCAGAAGGTTCTTCCAGGAAATCACGTTTGACTCGTTTCTTCACCACCTGCTGCTTGACCCACCGGACCTAAAAATTTGGAGCGAATTAaggtaaaatatttaaaaaatgtaattatttaaaaaatgaatttacctcGGGGTCATTATTGAGTAGATCGCTGTGATCAGTGCCCGGCTCTGTTGATCTTTTTGCCACTTTTCTGTGCTGAAAATGATAGTAGTCACCAAATATCTAAATGGAAAAAATCGAACAAGACTGAAATGTCAATCAAaaagagagatagaaaaaaaaaatcagaaccGTGACGGCATATTGTGCGGCCTGTCGCATCAAATAACTGGAATACCAAAAAGAACGGCAGCGGTTTTATTACAAAGAAACGGTGGGGAGAGAAAATGACAGATGAGATGGCAAATGATCATTTTTCACAGGGTACCGTGTGTGCGTGAGCCACAAGCTAAATATCAAAAGTCCGGTCAAAGACatgcccccctttttctttaatatttaAGCGCGTCCAAAAGTCCATCAACTTCCGGACTGTGTCAACATACGGATGAAGATATCCTCTACACCAcgcgccccctttttttttttttttttttttttttacccatcTGTTTGTTATTTAGCTCATGGCACGAAAATCAATATGACCGCATCGGCCAACAATATGACCCAAATTGGGCCACTCGCATGACTGATCAGCTTCACAGCTTTTCTcgttcaaaattgaaaatcatccCTTGCCCTCCTACATGCGATGATGATGCAACGctgttaggaaaaaaaatgagatctctagttttaagaaaaaaaaggaaatcatttcTTTCGTCAAGCCGATCGAGTAGAAACGTATGCACAAATAGCGGCGGCTGGAAGGGCAAAATAAgtgaggaagaagaaaaggaggagggTGCGTCTGGCTAGACGGGCCAAATATATAAAACAGCAGCCTCGCCCGCATAGCTGGAATCACagtaataaaacaaacacacgCAAGGGACTCTATTTTTGGACGGGtggtgggtttttttttttttcttcttcggtgTGTTGGGTTTTTTGAGACCGcccacaagaagaagaaacacacCAAATGGCGGGCCCACTTCAACCCGACGGACACACCATCTACTTGCACTAGTGTCGgcttcttttatcttttttatttgtgtgaGTGTTTCAATTGATCtggattttttctctttttttttttttcccgtcttaAACTTTACTGGCGCCATTGGCGAAAAGGGGAGGGATTTTTcgataataaataaacattCACTGCCATCCCGTCGGGGAAGTTCATTTTCACCTGAAACAACaattttcttccctcttttttttcttttacctgtgaaagaagatgaaaacaaaaaaggggaatgatgaaaatgttttcattacCTTGCCGAGATTAGTAAATCCGTGCCGGGCAGCTATGGCGTCTGCTACTTCATCGCCACCGCTGATGTGAACGGCCCACTGATCGGTGAATGCAGTCGAAGAGGAGGAATAATCATCTTCTTCCGAGGAGGAGACGGCCAAACCACTAGCCAAAAGAAGTAGGAACACTGAAAGCATTGTCAACATCCGCGCACTAGCAGACAACATTGCTCCGTTCCAATTCATCTGCTCGTGAAGATAAGAAAATCAGATCCAAAAAATGTTGCAAAATGTAACACAAAAAATGCCCCCGTGATGTGGCAAACTGATCACTCTAATAAGCGATAGACGTTACGAAATCAAGGTGCAAACGTCATtgagacagagagaaaaaaaccttGCTAGTTGGGCGAGGTCTTTGTTATCAAGGACgtgacaacacacacacaccttttcATCTGTAAAGACAATTGCAAAATCAAACGGAACACTTAGACGAACGAGTGAGATAACATTGGACTAAAAACATCCTCCCCCAAATGATAATCCAAAGCTTGGAAAATGCGTCAGGTTGCGTTTCGTCAGACGTGCACGGCCAAGAACTGGTCACGCCACGTCAGAAAAAAGAACCGAAATTTCACGAGCTAGTAGAGcattcatttttcccttttcctcGTTGGCTTCCAATGGCCTTTGTGTTGATACCTGCGCTCAGCCTTGGAGGTTCTCTCTTCTTATTCACCTTGGCGTTTCTCCTACCATTTGGCTTCCACCTTTTTGGCTTCTCTTTTCAACTTcctttcatcttcttctctctctgtgtctctctctcctccccctctcttttcaacacaaaaaagacacacacacacacacaaccacGCAACGTTTCGTAgtctcttttttcatttttgctagGATTACCACCAACGTAATTCAGAAAATAACGTAGCAAAAGGGTCGTTTACCTGTAATGATTGTTTGCTAGCCTTGGAGGAAGTAATCAAAACCTTTAGGTACAAGTCTTTTCACTTGTGATTTGCAACACAACaaccgacacacacacaaacacactgGTAGCAGCAAACACAAGTCGAAGAGCACCGCACAAcactttttcttgaaaaaatggTAGAAAAAGGACGATCCAAAGGAACTGTGAAGCGGAGGCCTATCGGTTAACCCATTGACACCCGACATCAACTCACAAGAActagggaaaagaaaaaaaaaacaggaaaaatggCCGACTGCTGAAGGCGCTCAATCTGTTGAGGGCTCGAGAGAATCTACAGATCGAGTGATGTTTGATTCACAAACTTTGGTCATTCATTGCTTCGGTCACAGCTTGGAGCCGTGAATGTCCTTCGTAGCGGCTCCACTATCACGGGGTTTCGCACTGTGGTCGTGTTTGTCGGCGTGAGTTGGGATATTTCAAAGTTACTACAGCTCGTTCGAATGGACGACAGCCAGTGCGAGCCGACCCCAAACTGAAGCAAGAATACGAGGCGAGAGCGACCACAGGAGGAACGTTGGGTGGCAGAGGGGCTGGACTCGAGTGGTGCACCTATCGCCAGTCGAAGATAGCAGCGGCGCATGCGCGCTTACGAACGAATCTTAATTCTGCTTGAGGAGGTGATGAAAAACTCTTCGTCTGGCATGGAGAAACAGCCACACAGTTATTGTCAGCAAAGAGATTAAATTCGTGGAATTATGACAAGTATAGAGGGGGTGAAATGCAATCAAGTTGTTGATGTGACGACGGGCTTGATTCGTGCCCAATGATTTATGTGCTTGAGTATCAATTTCATGAATGATTGGTCGACTTGATCCGGCAGGCAAATCCGGAAGGGTGTGTGATTTATTAGACGATTTCATGGGGGGATATCGTCCGAATAGCGTATATAGAGCGTCGACAAAAGCTCGTGGGGGATTTTATTGCCTGCCTGTGCAAATCCTTTATACTGCACATACATACAGGATGGTCCTGTATTAACATTTATGATAGAATATAGCTCTAttttatttgccattttgttgtgttcttttcttccattgtCCATGCCCTCCCCCGTCAGCGCAGCGTTTCCATCCAATACTAAGCCAGGCTGTTTGCTTATGGTAAACGACCCGAGCTGATCGAAACTGCTGCCAAGCCATACGCaataaaaggcaaacaaacatCGTTTAATGTTGTGTTTCGTCAGAGGAAGCTCATATCATTTGCCGCCAGAAGAAACAGAATGCTAAAAGCTTCTctttatttgttgttgagagctttaatcattttttaaaagaaataatttggCATACCCCTGGTTGGCAAATTGCGTGGAATGTATCGATAATATCGTCTGATATTTAATGATAATGATGTCTATGAATAACTGGGAATTGGCAACGTCACGAATGAAAGATGGAGACTGCCACACATTTAGGAAAAGAATGTATTTAAATAGTTCAACAGAAAATTGATAGCTTATACGAATTGCCCTAATATAatgaatttcaataaaaagaGAACCAGATGAAGATCGAAGGAAAAAATAGTGTTGGATCATACACACGTGTGTATGGATCGCATTTGGAATTCCACTAAAACGCTTTTGAGCACATGGCTTGCGTAAAATGAGTTACTTGCCAATTAATAACTTATTCGCGCTCGCCTCTGTAAatcattatatttttttcagtttcaaagATCTTGACTTCGTAGAGAAGACTGGGGTTTGCCATGTTAGCTGATAAAGAGTCCCATATAAACACGGCAAGATTTTCGGTGGTGCTGACCAAATGATGAAAATGAGGAACATCTTTGTCAAGATTTTTGTGATCCATCATGTTCATGATGCTCTGCTCCATGTGCAGCTTTAATTCACTCAGATTCATCACCATCCCCGTTTTCTCATCAATGGGTCCTCTGATAGTGACTTCCACTAtggtttcaaacaaaaaggttagtgattatttattcttttattcccAATTTTAGTATAGCTATGCCTGTATAATTATGCCCATGACCATTTGGATTATTGCATTTAGAAAATATTTGTAGATTTTCCTCGTCTGTCAATAAGGGACTAGATGACATAAAATTGTGaggtttcatcattttttaagACATAAAGAGACCAACCTATGCAGTCTGTGGCATGCACTGAATGTCTCCCTCCTTGTTAAATAAGCAATTGGCCTggcagacattttttttaagtaagagacctggaaaaagaatggaaaaagaagGTTTTTGGGACATATTATATAAGGAATGAGCCAATCCCACAATGTACAGTCAGCAAAAGCTGCCTTGCAATGTGCGGAAACTTAGCTCAGTTTATTTACCGTCTTTGTTTGCTCCCCAAGCTGAGTTGAAAGAAAGTTTAAGTAAACGAGTAACGGCTATTAGCACACTCAATTTCATTGACACGAAAACAATTTTGACAGTTCCcaacttttgtttgttttctttggagAGATTATCCGCAGAGCCATCTGTTGGGTCAAAGGGACTGGGCCCGTTTTCAATAGTACCAGCgcagaaaaaatgaaaagaaaaataagatcAAAAAAGCTTATTCGTGGTAACGATTTTCaagcaaaatttaattttaaatttcaatgaaaCCCGACCCTTGACGCCccctataaaaagaaaactataatTCATCTCCTAGTGTAAGTGGGAAAAATGGTTTACGCAGTGTTATTACTTAAACTGGTGCCTGCTGTTTGGTGCACGACGCAGTTCTCTCTCCTCTGTCTGGATTTTCTATTCTCGAATAAATCTTGGTTCTTAAAATTGTTAAGCCCGAAACTAGCCCAATAAACATTTTATAGTTTCTCGCTCCAGACGCAATAAATAAGAGAGGTTTTCGGGTTTTCAAATATGTAGTACTGCACCAATGTCTAAAAGTACTAACTGAAATTTTATGTGAAATTAAACGACAACGATTCAGCACGATTACGTACGAGTATTAAACGCAATGAATCTACGTAAAAGCACAATGTCCCTTTGCCATAGTAATACATTTCTGTTTAATATGTTTATTCAATCCTGCAAAAAATCCCTCGTGACTATCTCGGATGCTTATCGTTTTATGTGTACCGTGACTTGTCTTTTGATTGACAAATGCTAATTGCAAAAGGGGACATAACACCATGATATTGATCTTTTCTATGTTTCCATCAGGGATTCCTGGCCGTCAACGACGAATGAGGCGTGTCCAACATAGTCGGGAGACAGTGGATTCCTCCTACAATCTCACTACACTACTTGGAAGGTAAGATCCCTGGCTGGAATTTTAACAGTTTTTACCACTGCACGTCAAAACCTGCATGGTATGCCATCTTCCTTGCGGCCACCTTTATGTACGAATGTGAGAAAAATGTCGAAACTATGCAAGTTGACAAGCTCGTCTGAAAATTCGTATCTGCATTTGTCCGCCGAATTGCTCGTCTTCAATGAGCTAACCAAACACAATCTCAATCTGCTTAATTAACATTTTGATTACGAAAATGATTAGCGATCAGCATATTTGCACATCTTATTTGATGAGTTACACTTGACGAGCGCTCTcgttttcaatcaatttttcATGCTACaaagttattattttaatgCGTTTTACTTTAAGTCCTAACGTTGGGCTatagtgattttttttttttttttggaggtgCAACTTAGACTaggaataggaaaagagatgCAGGCAAAATGGACTCGATTGTTTCGATTCGGGGCTTTTCGCGTAGCCGTATGTTAAACATGCCCAAACAGAATTCCAACCACTCGATCTCCGTTGGTTTTCAAAGAAACTTTTTGTTAcatacaaaacaaatcacGATCCGAATATGGATTTCTGTTTGGTTAGAAATCCTGAGTTATGGTAATCACAACCTTATTGACTAGCAGTGCATTCAAATGGAACATGGGAACGTTTTCCACGTAACTTTAAACCGCCTACGGTAATTCATTGAGCAGagattgaaatgatttttcaagCCGATGAATTATCTTCGCTCTACTTGCGCGAgtgttcttttatcttttttttttttttcgttgctattaaaaaaaaaaagggaggaagaaagaaatgcatGGGTAACATACAGCTGCTAGACGGTCATATGTGATGCCTTGGTTGTATTTACTCAAGAGGCCGCCCACAAAAGTTCTATTGCCTCTGTGCGCCTCATTTCTTTAGCCCTAGAGGCCCTATTTCGAACGGATTATACCCACAACCAAGTCGTCATTAGCTTTAAagctattttttaaagagaataTTGGAGTAGTTTCGACAGAAAGGGTATAGTTCTAATTTCCCTTCACACTTCAGCGTCAAAGAGaattcctgaaaaaaaagaaatagcttGGATGCGAT
This genomic stretch from Daphnia carinata strain CSIRO-1 chromosome 4, CSIRO_AGI_Dcar_HiC_V3, whole genome shotgun sequence harbors:
- the LOC130687684 gene encoding furin-like protease 1 isoform X2 encodes the protein MNWNGAMLSASARMLTMLSVFLLLLASGLAVSSSEEDDYSSSSTAFTDQWAVHISGGDEVADAIAARHGFTNLGKIFGDYYHFQHRKVAKRSTEPGTDHSDLLNNDPEVRWVKQQVVKKRVKRDFLEEPSGRTRRSRSDRRPSRRAGTIRSISYNLNDPRWTQMWYLNRGMGLDMNVQEAWAEGVTGKGTVVTILDDGLEKDHPDIRRNYDPLASYDVNNHDEDPMPRYDLIDSNRHGTRCAGEVAAEGNNSICAVGVAFDAGIGGVRMLDGDVTDAVEARSLSLNPNHIDIYSASWGPDDDGKTVDGPGELATRAFIEGVTKGRDGKGSIFVWASGNGGRDHDNCNCDGYTNSIWTLSISSATENGYVPWYSEACSSTLATTYSSGSSGEKQIVTTDLHHSCTASHTGTSASAPLAAGICALALEANRNLTWRDMQHIVVRTAKPANLKADDWQVNGVGRNVSHSFGYGLMDAAAMVRLARVWSTVAPQQFCEVRAPDMNKLIPAKSQIKIQLTVRECAGVNFMEHLQARISLAAVSRGDIQIHLSSPSGTRSTLLALRPHDSSRNGFHSWPFMSVHYWGESPFGVWTLEIQNEGRYLATLAEWNVAVYGTKDSPESKLRAAISLPSTVAPTTTVQPTPKTSEEAIRQQQAPSTTGGEWLDKTAIHQNNLEQNARASFLPNDVQPLEPVPVLSSSGGAGIRCRPGHWDSAAAVCLMCDDGDFLWRGQCVPSCPESTHAINQTGLGGIFLACVPCHYSCLTCNGPSDSECTTCHADSQLKSVILPGYKGKAEQYCHPRELANLLANYERWSLGVELALGFNVAVVMALVVVMLCNKKPGGGSSCVLNCCSTGAEPKKEYHHLVPTTTNKSNTLAVEVYTDDHEDDEPESNRRPITEN
- the LOC130687684 gene encoding furin-like protease 1, isoforms 1/1-X/2 isoform X1, giving the protein MNWNGAMLSASARMLTMLSVFLLLLASGLAVSSSEEDDYSSSSTAFTDQWAVHISGGDEVADAIAARHGFTNLGKIFGDYYHFQHRKVAKRSTEPGTDHSDLLNNDPEVRWVKQQVVKKRVKRDFLEEPSGRTRRSRSDRRPSRRAGTIRSISYNLNDPRWTQMWYLNRGMGLDMNVQEAWAEGVTGKGTVVTILDDGLEKDHPDIRRNYDPLASYDVNNHDEDPMPRYDLIDSNRHGTRCAGEVAAEGNNSICAVGVAFDAGIGGVRMLDGDVTDAVEARSLSLNPNHIDIYSASWGPDDDGKTVDGPGELATRAFIEGVTKGRDGKGSIFVWASGNGGRDHDNCNCDGYTNSIWTLSISSATENGYVPWYSEACSSTLATTYSSGSSGEKQIVTTDLHHSCTASHTGTSASAPLAAGICALALEANRNLTWRDMQHIVVRTAKPANLKADDWQVNGVGRNVSHSFGYGLMDAAAMVRLARVWSTVAPQQFCEVRAPDMNKLIPAKSQIKIQLTVRECAGVNFMEHLQARISLAAVSRGDIQIHLSSPSGTRSTLLALRPHDSSRNGFHSWPFMSVHYWGESPFGVWTLEIQNEGRYLGRATLQDWMLRIYGTKTDPVRSTRSSPSSNTTNIVVPTMSTTQSSAPTSSAPLNAFTLSTFMTMAPKKMTPSLLDGRHVDNVGPRSGHDSVPRSKTATLAEWNVAVYGTKDSPESKLRAAISLPSTVAPTTTVQPTPKTSEEAIRQQQAPSTTGGEWLDKTAIHQNNLEQNARASFLPNDVQPLEPVPVLSSSGGAGIRCRPGHWDSAAAVCLMCDDGDFLWRGQCVPSCPESTHAINQTGLGGIFLACVPCHYSCLTCNGPSDSECTTCHADSQLKSVILPGYKGKAEQYCHPRELANLLANYERWSLGVELALGFNVAVVMALVVVMLCNKKPGGGSSCVLNCCSTGAEPKKEYHHLVPTTTNKSNTLAVEVYTDDHEDDEPESNRRPITEN
- the LOC130687451 gene encoding 6-pyruvoyl tetrahydrobiopterin synthase-like, coding for MSARPIAYLTRRETFSACHRLHSPLLTDEENLQIFSKCNNPNGHGHNYTVEVTIRGPIDEKTGMVMNLSELKLHMEQSIMNMMDHKNLDKDVPHFHHLVSTTENLAVFIWDSLSANMANPSLLYEVKIFETEKNIMIYRGERE